A part of uncultured Fibrobacter sp. genomic DNA contains:
- a CDS encoding RNA-binding domain-containing protein, which produces MDEKELRKIIRQGEGLTVEFKRAKTALPDNLFESVAAFLNRNGGHIVLGVTDDKKIEGVDPNCIEKICKQIANLSNNPEKLDPQNLIDPQVVDYKDKKLIYFFVPASSQVHKTNKKVFDRSVDGDFVVKTQSAISAMYLRKSNSYTENTVYPGLREIDIKRGMLKKTKDLIRSIRSNHPWLKLNKEEFFKAAGLIRYDSTIGKSGYTLAALMLFGTDEAISSYLPYYKIEAIVRKQDLMRYDDRLTVTCNLIDGYELLNEFIEKHLPDKFYLDGKTRLSLRDKIFREVIANMLIHREYMNPIPTTLVIYKDKLVTNNANKPFAYEKIASQLCSYPKNPHIATMFAQMGFAEYLGTGIRKISDLCEIYSGLKPKFVDNDIFIAEIPLTDHVPEGEKSGGLSGTLNGTLNGTLNGTLIKNIKESLNASQSKVFDFIMRNPGCMGKEITGALDMPRDTFNKIIRSLFEKKIIERRGSKKTGGYWVKKEPTSTSW; this is translated from the coding sequence ATGGATGAAAAAGAATTGAGGAAAATCATTCGTCAGGGCGAAGGCTTGACTGTCGAATTCAAGAGGGCAAAGACTGCATTGCCCGACAATCTTTTCGAATCCGTTGCGGCGTTCTTAAACCGCAATGGGGGCCATATTGTCCTTGGAGTCACAGACGACAAAAAAATTGAGGGTGTTGACCCCAATTGCATTGAAAAGATTTGTAAGCAAATAGCGAATTTAAGCAACAACCCTGAAAAGTTGGATCCTCAGAACTTGATTGACCCGCAAGTTGTTGACTACAAAGACAAAAAATTGATTTATTTCTTTGTTCCCGCCAGTTCGCAGGTCCACAAGACGAACAAGAAGGTTTTTGACCGTAGCGTCGATGGCGATTTTGTGGTAAAGACGCAAAGCGCAATTAGTGCGATGTATTTGCGCAAAAGCAACAGCTATACGGAAAATACGGTTTATCCGGGGCTTCGCGAAATAGACATTAAGCGCGGAATGCTAAAAAAGACCAAGGATTTGATTCGTTCCATCAGGTCTAATCACCCATGGCTTAAGTTGAATAAGGAAGAATTTTTCAAAGCGGCGGGTTTGATTCGCTATGATTCTACCATTGGAAAGTCGGGCTATACACTTGCTGCACTTATGCTGTTCGGTACGGACGAAGCGATTTCAAGTTATTTGCCATATTATAAAATTGAAGCAATAGTCCGCAAACAAGACCTGATGCGTTACGATGATCGCTTGACTGTTACATGCAACCTGATTGATGGTTACGAATTGCTGAACGAGTTTATCGAAAAGCATCTCCCAGACAAATTCTATTTGGATGGGAAAACAAGACTCTCTTTGCGTGACAAGATTTTCAGAGAGGTGATTGCGAATATGCTGATTCATCGTGAATACATGAATCCGATTCCAACAACGCTCGTTATTTATAAAGATAAGCTTGTGACGAATAACGCGAATAAGCCCTTTGCGTACGAGAAAATAGCATCTCAACTTTGTTCTTATCCTAAGAATCCGCATATCGCCACAATGTTTGCCCAGATGGGGTTTGCGGAATACCTTGGTACGGGCATCCGTAAAATTAGTGACCTGTGCGAAATTTATTCTGGGCTAAAACCCAAATTTGTGGATAATGATATTTTTATAGCGGAGATTCCGTTGACAGATCATGTGCCAGAAGGAGAAAAGAGTGGCGGATTAAGTGGCACATTAAACGGCACATTAAATGGCACATTAAATGGCACATTAATCAAGAATATAAAAGAATCGCTTAACGCATCTCAATCAAAGGTCTTTGATTTTATTATGAGAAATCCTGGCTGTATGGGAAAGGAAATCACAGGAGCCCTTGACATGCCAAGAGATACCTTCAATAAAATCATTCGCTCTTTGTTTGAAAAGAAGATTATTGAACGTCGTGGTTCTAAAAAGACTGGCGGCTATTGGGTAAAAAAGGAACCTACGTCCACAAGCTGGTAA
- a CDS encoding GNAT family N-acetyltransferase, translating into MTIEYKNTHEFSEQDLKDLFLSVEWSSGHFPDKLVVAMKNFKTVISAWDGDKLVGMICAMDDGIMNAYVHYLLVRPEYQGKGIGKVLVDKVHEIYKDYLRIVVVAYNEEIAFYEHCGFKKADDASPMFITSLWT; encoded by the coding sequence ATGACCATTGAATACAAAAACACCCACGAATTTTCTGAACAAGATTTAAAAGACCTCTTCCTCTCCGTCGAATGGTCCTCGGGGCATTTCCCCGACAAGCTCGTCGTCGCGATGAAGAACTTCAAGACCGTCATCTCGGCCTGGGACGGCGACAAACTCGTCGGCATGATTTGCGCGATGGACGACGGCATCATGAACGCCTACGTACATTACCTGCTCGTGCGCCCCGAATATCAGGGCAAAGGCATCGGCAAAGTCCTCGTCGACAAGGTCCATGAAATATACAAGGATTACCTCCGCATCGTCGTGGTCGCCTACAACGAAGAAATCGCCTTCTACGAGCATTGCGGCTTCAAGAAGGCCGACGACGCAAGCCCTATGTTCATTACCAGCTTGTGGACGTAG